Sequence from the Flavobacterium lindanitolerans genome:
TAATTTAAAAAAAAATCCCGACTTTCATCGGGACTTTTATATTTCAGTATTGAAAATATTATTTTTCAGCTACGATTTCGTAAGGCAAATCAACAATAACCTCTCTGTGTAATCTTACAGTCGCATTGTATTTACCAGTACGCTTAACGATTCCAGAAGTGATGAATTTTCTGTCGATTGATTGACCTTGCTTCTCCAAAGCTTCAGCGATATCGATGTTAGTGATAGAACCGAAAAGTTTTTCACCACCAGCTTTAGCTGAAATTTTGATTTCAAGAGCTTTAAGTGCTTCAGCCAATTTCTTAGCATCTTCAACAATTTTAGCTTCTTTGTGCGCTTTTTGTCTTAGGTTTTCAGCCAATACTTTTTTCGCAGAAGGAGTTGCCATGTGAGCGAATCCTTGTGGGATTAAGTAGTTACGTCCGTATCCGTTTTTTACAGTTACGATATCATCTTTAAAACCTAAATTTTGAACGTCTTTTTTTAATATAAGTTCCATGTTGTTGTCCTTATTTGTAGAAGTTAGGTTTCACTGTGAAACCAACAACTTTGTTTTTACTATTT
This genomic interval carries:
- the rplI gene encoding 50S ribosomal protein L9 translates to MELILKKDVQNLGFKDDIVTVKNGYGRNYLIPQGFAHMATPSAKKVLAENLRQKAHKEAKIVEDAKKLAEALKALEIKISAKAGGEKLFGSITNIDIAEALEKQGQSIDRKFITSGIVKRTGKYNATVRLHREVIVDLPYEIVAEK